From the genome of Methanothermobacter sp., one region includes:
- a CDS encoding ATP-binding cassette domain-containing protein produces the protein MIKKVTILGGYDKFGKKEPVRRVDINRGEIFGVVGPTGSGKSSLIADIEQLAQRDTFSRRKILVNDKEPTYEDRTNPRKKMVAQLSQNMNFLADMTVGEFLTLHAKCRGAHKSCVNKVIELANTLTGEPIKKSHDLTILSGGQSRALMVADVAIISDSPIVLIDEIENAGIRKHEALEVLSGHGKIVMVVTHDPILALMTDKRIVMKNGGMQKIVTTTPHEKELSKELSKIDDLLLNLRDKVRHGEIIEDIQLRGLTS, from the coding sequence ATGATAAAAAAGGTGACAATATTAGGCGGCTATGATAAATTTGGGAAAAAAGAACCCGTCAGAAGAGTCGATATAAATAGGGGCGAAATATTCGGTGTAGTAGGCCCCACAGGCAGCGGTAAAAGTTCACTAATAGCTGATATTGAACAATTAGCCCAAAGGGATACATTCTCCAGGAGGAAAATACTAGTAAATGATAAGGAACCAACGTACGAAGATCGTACCAACCCACGTAAGAAGATGGTAGCTCAATTATCACAGAATATGAACTTTTTGGCCGACATGACAGTAGGCGAATTTTTGACACTTCATGCTAAATGTAGAGGTGCCCACAAATCCTGCGTAAACAAGGTTATAGAATTGGCTAACACATTAACAGGCGAACCCATAAAAAAGAGCCATGACTTGACAATATTAAGTGGAGGCCAATCAAGGGCCCTTATGGTGGCTGACGTGGCTATAATAAGTGATTCTCCGATAGTACTCATCGACGAGATAGAAAATGCTGGTATAAGGAAACATGAGGCGTTGGAGGTTCTCTCGGGGCATGGTAAGATTGTTATGGTAGTCACTCATGATCCTATCCTTGCCCTTATGACAGATAAAAGGATCGTCATGAAAAATGGTGGCATGCAAAAAATAGTTACAACTACACCTCATGAAAAGGAACTCTCAAAGGAACTTAGCAAGATAGACGATCTACTCCTCAACTTAAGGGACAAGGTAAGACACGGTGAGATCATAGAAGATATACAACTTAGGGGTTTAACCAGCTAG
- the comA gene encoding phosphosulfolactate synthase: MHAFNFLAPARIREQYNRGITMMLDKGLGPRMVEDFLKIAGEHLDFVKFGWGIISLCDKDIIKEKIRIYRDHEVEAHPGGTLFEIAYIQGKFEEYLHEAEELGFKYLEISDGSIDLPREEKTKIIEDTIDHGFKVISEVGKKDPKKDKIISLKERVKSVKDDLKAGAEKVLIEARESGQNIGVYDERGEVKEDEVDYLIAHLPVEKLIWEAPQKNQQVYFILKIGPNANLGNIPPEDVISLESMRRGLRGDTLGKVKL, from the coding sequence ATGCACGCTTTTAATTTTTTAGCACCAGCCAGGATAAGAGAACAATATAATAGAGGTATTACCATGATGTTAGATAAGGGTTTAGGCCCCCGCATGGTAGAAGATTTTTTGAAGATAGCTGGTGAACATTTAGATTTTGTAAAATTTGGATGGGGTATTATAAGCTTATGTGATAAAGATATTATAAAAGAAAAAATCAGGATTTATAGAGATCATGAGGTTGAAGCACACCCTGGAGGTACACTCTTTGAAATAGCATATATCCAGGGTAAATTCGAGGAATATCTCCATGAAGCTGAAGAACTCGGCTTCAAATACCTTGAAATATCAGATGGTTCAATAGACTTGCCAAGGGAAGAGAAAACCAAGATAATAGAGGATACAATAGATCACGGATTCAAAGTGATTTCAGAGGTTGGTAAAAAAGATCCAAAGAAGGATAAAATAATAAGTCTCAAGGAAAGGGTAAAATCTGTGAAAGATGATCTTAAAGCAGGTGCTGAAAAGGTTTTGATAGAAGCCAGAGAAAGTGGCCAGAACATTGGAGTATATGATGAAAGAGGTGAGGTTAAAGAAGATGAAGTTGACTATCTTATAGCACATTTACCAGTGGAAAAGTTGATATGGGAAGCTCCACAAAAAAATCAACAAGTCTACTTCATTCTAAAGATAGGGCCCAATGCTAACCTTGGTAACATACCACCAGAGGATGTTATTTCCCTTGAAAGCATGCGAAGAGGGCTTAGAGGGGATACTCTAGGAAAGGTGAAGCTCTAA
- a CDS encoding pyruvate kinase alpha/beta domain-containing protein — MIKSICYFETPGPENTDKLLKLVKERSEELGINNIIVASVSGRTALKLSDILTNADIVCITHHAGFKEKGKLEMDPKIKDKLTKKGIKVYAGSHALSGVGRGISNRFGGVTPVEIMAETLRMVSQGFKVCVEITIMAADAGLIPMDREIIAIGGTAQGVDTALVISPAHMNNVFDLRIHEIIAMPRP; from the coding sequence ATGATAAAGAGTATATGTTATTTTGAGACTCCAGGCCCGGAAAATACTGATAAACTATTAAAACTTGTTAAAGAGAGATCAGAGGAACTTGGCATAAATAATATAATTGTTGCATCCGTTTCTGGTAGAACAGCCCTCAAATTATCGGATATATTAACTAATGCGGATATTGTGTGCATCACCCACCATGCAGGTTTCAAAGAAAAGGGAAAACTAGAAATGGATCCTAAAATAAAGGATAAATTGACAAAAAAGGGTATAAAAGTGTACGCAGGATCCCATGCATTAAGTGGTGTTGGCAGGGGGATTTCCAACAGATTCGGTGGTGTCACACCAGTTGAAATAATGGCAGAAACCCTCCGCATGGTCTCCCAAGGATTCAAAGTTTGCGTCGAAATTACTATAATGGCTGCTGATGCAGGCCTCATACCCATGGACAGAGAGATCATAGCAATCGGTGGCACCGCACAGGGGGTTGACACAGCCCTAGTCATTTCACCAGCACATATGAACAATGTCTTCGACCTCAGAATACATGAAATAATCGCAATGCCCCGCCCCTGA
- the ftsZ gene encoding cell division protein FtsZ, protein MKFINEAIKEDIIKNRKPAPTPIDEDLKELIKESRAKIYVVGTGGAGNNTITRLNEIGIEGAETIAINTDAQDLYYTISSRKLLIGRSICNGLGAGGIPEIGEECAEESEDEIRRELEGADMVFVTCGLGGGTGTGSAPVICKLSKKIGALTIAVVTLPFSAEGLKRRENAEMGLEKLQNAADTVIVIPNDKLLEVAPNLPINKAFMVADEILGRAVKGITELITKPALVSLDLSDVKSIMKGSGMAIIGMGESESGDRALESVHEALNSPLLDIDISNGKGALINIAGSSDLTLQEAENIVQVVAEELDPDANIIWGAQIQDELQNMIRTTIIVAGVKSPYIYGSPTEKETISEKKKEKKSIDDSALEEFIDGVF, encoded by the coding sequence TTGAAATTTATTAACGAGGCCATAAAAGAGGATATTATAAAAAATAGAAAGCCAGCTCCTACACCAATAGACGAAGATCTCAAGGAGCTAATAAAAGAAAGTCGGGCGAAAATATATGTCGTAGGAACTGGTGGAGCAGGGAATAACACCATAACCCGTTTAAACGAGATAGGAATAGAGGGAGCGGAGACCATAGCCATCAACACTGATGCACAGGACCTCTATTACACTATTTCTTCCCGTAAACTTCTAATAGGGAGAAGTATATGCAATGGTCTTGGAGCTGGTGGCATTCCAGAAATTGGGGAAGAATGTGCAGAGGAAAGCGAAGACGAGATAAGAAGAGAACTTGAAGGAGCAGACATGGTATTTGTGACCTGCGGACTGGGTGGGGGTACAGGCACTGGTTCCGCACCAGTAATATGTAAGTTATCAAAGAAGATAGGAGCCCTGACAATTGCAGTAGTAACATTACCATTCAGTGCAGAAGGGCTTAAAAGAAGGGAAAACGCGGAGATGGGCTTGGAAAAGCTCCAAAACGCTGCTGACACCGTTATTGTTATCCCCAATGATAAACTCCTAGAAGTTGCACCCAACCTACCTATCAACAAAGCATTTATGGTAGCTGACGAAATCCTAGGCCGAGCAGTTAAAGGTATAACAGAATTAATTACGAAACCAGCCCTTGTCAGCCTAGACCTCTCAGATGTTAAAAGTATAATGAAAGGTTCAGGAATGGCGATAATAGGAATGGGCGAATCAGAATCAGGAGACAGGGCACTAGAATCAGTCCATGAAGCCCTTAACAGTCCACTACTCGATATCGACATATCCAATGGTAAAGGCGCCCTTATAAACATAGCAGGAAGCTCAGACCTCACATTACAGGAAGCCGAGAACATAGTCCAAGTAGTCGCCGAGGAATTAGACCCAGATGCGAACATAATCTGGGGAGCTCAAATACAGGATGAACTCCAAAACATGATAAGAACAACCATAATAGTCGCAGGAGTAAAATCCCCATACATTTACGGTTCTCCAACCGAAAAGGAGACCATAAGCGAAAAGAAAAAAGAGAAGAAGTCTATCGACGATTCGGCACTAGAAGAATTTATAGATGGTGTATTCTAA
- a CDS encoding protein translocase SEC61 complex subunit gamma, with amino-acid sequence MGYKESILEFIEKSRRVLKVSKKPEREEYFTVAKVTGIGIIIIGVIGLIITLLTQILGR; translated from the coding sequence ATGGGTTATAAAGAATCTATTCTAGAGTTTATAGAAAAATCAAGGAGAGTCCTAAAGGTTTCAAAGAAACCAGAGAGAGAAGAATACTTCACCGTAGCTAAGGTCACAGGAATAGGCATAATAATAATCGGAGTAATAGGCCTTATAATCACGCTCCTGACACAAATTTTAGGTAGATAA
- a CDS encoding transcription elongation factor Spt5 has translation MENKNAIYALKTSVGQEKNVARMLARKVKTSGMEINAILAPESLKGYILVEVSGKLDIRNPALRVPHLRGIVDGEKPIDFDEIRKFLKPEPIISSIKKGSIVELISGPFKGERAKVIRIDESREEVVLELIEAAVPIPVTVKADQIRIIQKEAD, from the coding sequence ATGGAAAATAAAAATGCCATCTATGCCCTGAAAACTTCAGTGGGCCAAGAAAAAAACGTGGCAAGGATGCTAGCAAGAAAAGTTAAAACAAGTGGGATGGAAATAAACGCCATCCTAGCACCAGAATCCCTGAAAGGATACATACTAGTGGAAGTATCGGGTAAACTGGATATCAGGAACCCTGCATTAAGGGTGCCCCACCTAAGGGGTATAGTAGATGGTGAAAAACCCATAGACTTTGATGAGATAAGAAAGTTCCTCAAACCAGAACCTATAATATCATCCATCAAAAAGGGTAGTATAGTCGAACTTATATCAGGACCCTTCAAAGGAGAAAGGGCAAAGGTTATACGCATAGATGAATCAAGGGAAGAAGTAGTCCTAGAATTAATAGAAGCAGCCGTGCCAATACCTGTAACAGTTAAAGCTGACCAGATACGTATAATACAAAAGGAGGCTGATTAA
- a CDS encoding 50S ribosomal protein L11, with the protein MAKETIEILIDGGKATPGPPLGPALGPYGVNMMQIVDEINKKTADFKGMKVPVKITIDTETKEFEIQVGTPPTTALIMAELGIEKGSEDPGMDKVADLTIEQVLKVAKMKFDSLLAKDYKGAVKEILGTCVSMGITVEGKDPREVQKEIDKGTYDKLLEESTP; encoded by the coding sequence TTGGCTAAAGAGACAATTGAGATCCTCATAGATGGTGGTAAAGCCACACCAGGACCGCCATTAGGCCCTGCCCTCGGACCATATGGCGTCAACATGATGCAAATTGTCGATGAAATCAACAAAAAAACAGCAGACTTCAAAGGGATGAAAGTCCCCGTGAAAATCACCATAGACACTGAAACCAAAGAATTTGAAATCCAAGTAGGAACACCACCCACAACAGCTCTAATAATGGCAGAACTAGGCATTGAAAAAGGATCAGAGGATCCTGGGATGGACAAAGTCGCGGACCTAACTATTGAACAAGTCTTGAAAGTAGCTAAAATGAAATTCGATTCACTACTTGCAAAAGACTACAAGGGCGCTGTTAAAGAAATATTAGGGACTTGTGTGAGCATGGGTATAACAGTAGAGGGCAAAGACCCCAGAGAAGTCCAGAAAGAAATCGACAAAGGAACCTATGATAAACTACTAGAAGAATCCACACCATAA
- a CDS encoding 50S ribosomal protein L1: protein MKQEILEAVKKAKEQSKPRNFTQSIDIVINIKDLDVNKPENRFEEEVSLPHGRGKEVKIAVIADGELALQAKKAGADLIITRDDLEELGKNRKKAKRLANEYEFFIAQADLMPLVGRFLGPVLGPRKKMPKPIPATANPAPLIKKLRDTVRVRVKDQPLIHTTVGTEKMDDEKITENIESILDVLDRNLEKGRKQVKSMYIKTTMGPAVKVI from the coding sequence ATGAAACAAGAGATACTAGAAGCGGTGAAGAAGGCTAAGGAACAATCCAAGCCGCGGAACTTCACACAGTCAATCGACATAGTCATAAACATCAAAGACCTAGATGTGAACAAACCAGAGAACAGATTTGAGGAAGAAGTTTCACTACCACACGGCCGCGGCAAAGAAGTTAAAATAGCAGTCATCGCAGATGGAGAATTAGCCCTACAAGCAAAAAAAGCCGGCGCAGACCTCATAATAACAAGAGATGACCTGGAAGAACTTGGAAAAAACCGTAAAAAGGCGAAAAGATTAGCTAACGAATATGAATTCTTCATAGCACAGGCAGACCTCATGCCACTCGTAGGCCGATTCCTAGGACCAGTACTAGGACCCAGAAAAAAAATGCCTAAACCAATACCAGCAACAGCAAATCCAGCACCACTCATAAAAAAACTCAGAGACACCGTCAGAGTAAGGGTAAAGGACCAGCCATTAATACACACAACCGTGGGGACAGAAAAAATGGACGATGAAAAAATAACAGAAAACATTGAATCCATACTTGATGTACTTGACCGTAACCTCGAAAAAGGCAGAAAACAAGTAAAATCCATGTACATAAAGACAACCATGGGGCCGGCAGTAAAGGTGATCTAA
- a CDS encoding 50S ribosomal protein L10 — MAHVAEWKKQEVKDLTELIKGHEVIGIVDLSDIPAKQLQKMRQNLREKAKIRMSRKTLISLALDRANKEKKNIKELNNTLEGQPALIVSNMNPFKLFKILEKSKTPSPAKPGAIAPQDVIIPKGDTGFAPGPILGELQQLGIPARIEKGKIVITEDHTILKAGDEISPKVAEILNRLDIQPLEVGIDLKAAYENETIYTSDILTIDENKTIADIKKAFSQAFNLSINALIYTRETIPYIIQNAASKAFNLAYNAAILTPETAEPLMARAYAQMLSLAAKIAQNNKEALDEELLEKITTKTRPKTEKEKEEEEEEEEEEEEEEEEEAAAGLGALFG; from the coding sequence ATGGCTCATGTAGCTGAATGGAAAAAACAAGAAGTTAAAGACCTTACAGAACTAATAAAAGGTCATGAGGTTATAGGTATAGTTGACCTTTCAGATATACCCGCAAAACAGTTACAAAAAATGAGACAGAACCTCCGTGAAAAAGCAAAAATTAGAATGTCCAGAAAAACCCTAATCTCACTAGCACTGGACAGAGCAAACAAAGAAAAGAAAAACATAAAAGAATTGAACAATACCCTAGAAGGCCAACCAGCCCTCATAGTCAGCAACATGAATCCTTTCAAATTATTCAAAATACTTGAAAAGAGTAAAACTCCATCCCCTGCAAAACCAGGGGCAATAGCACCCCAAGATGTTATAATACCCAAGGGAGATACCGGTTTCGCCCCGGGGCCAATCCTTGGGGAATTACAACAACTAGGAATACCCGCAAGGATAGAGAAGGGTAAAATAGTTATAACAGAAGATCACACCATATTAAAAGCAGGGGATGAAATATCCCCAAAAGTTGCTGAAATTTTAAACCGTTTGGATATACAACCATTGGAGGTTGGTATAGACCTTAAAGCCGCATATGAAAACGAAACAATTTATACATCCGATATTTTAACAATTGATGAAAACAAGACAATAGCTGATATTAAAAAGGCATTTTCACAAGCCTTCAATTTGTCAATTAACGCACTAATCTACACCAGAGAAACAATACCATACATCATACAAAATGCAGCTTCAAAAGCTTTCAACCTAGCCTATAATGCTGCAATACTCACACCAGAAACAGCCGAACCATTAATGGCCAGAGCATATGCACAGATGCTTTCATTAGCAGCGAAAATCGCCCAAAATAATAAAGAAGCCCTTGATGAAGAGTTACTAGAAAAGATAACAACCAAAACCAGACCCAAAACCGAAAAAGAAAAAGAAGAAGAGGAAGAGGAAGAAGAAGAGGAAGAAGAGGAGGAAGAAGAGGAAGCAGCCGCTGGTCTAGGCGCCCTCTTCGGCTAA
- the rpl12p gene encoding 50S ribosomal protein P1, which translates to MEYIYAAMLLHTTGKEINEENVKKVLEAAGAEVDDARVKALIAALEEVDIEEAMETAAVTPSAGAPATEAAEEKEEEKEEEEEEEEEEEEEEEAAAGLGALFG; encoded by the coding sequence ATGGAATATATATATGCAGCAATGCTATTACACACTACAGGCAAAGAAATAAACGAAGAGAACGTGAAAAAAGTGCTAGAGGCAGCTGGAGCAGAAGTCGATGATGCCAGGGTAAAAGCTCTGATAGCAGCATTAGAAGAAGTCGACATCGAAGAAGCAATGGAAACAGCAGCTGTAACCCCATCAGCAGGAGCACCAGCAACCGAAGCTGCAGAAGAAAAAGAGGAAGAGAAAGAGGAAGAGGAAGAAGAGGAGGAAGAAGAGGAGGAAGAAGAGGAAGCAGCCGCTGGTCTAGGCGCCCTCTTCGGCTAA
- the alaS gene encoding alanine--tRNA ligase, translated as MSHQLKKLGYEKKKCKSCGKYFWSIDERETCGDAPCDPYTFIGDPPTKKKYDLYKIQNTFIQFFKERGHEPIKRYPVLAKRWRDDVFLVGASIYNFQPWVTSGMVKPPANPLVVAQPSIRLNDIDNVGRTGRHLTCFTMGGHHAFNSPENQIYWENETIKYCHDFLKHIGINPKEATFIESWWEGGGNAGPCYEVCVRGVELATLVFIQYEILPDSKKKEIPLKIVDTGYGLERFAWISQGTPTAYDASFGPVIQRLKELASIEVNEEILKENAQVAGMMDIQTYADLKTLRRRVADKLGIPVKELEASAKPMESIYAIADHTRCLAFMLADGVIPSNVKEGYLARLIIRRAIRLLDELHLKESLKDIMEIQIDFLEPQYPEIREHHQHIIDIIELEEKRYKKTIQKGERIVKKTIKHFKKEGKKEIPVKTLIKLYDSHGIPPEIVKEISNAQNFKLRIPDNFYTLVAQKHEKEEETETTPIKLDYPQTKLLFYENPNETKFKAKIIGIHENGIILDQTLFYPEGGGQPSDKGMLKIGKSKLKVEYAEKIGDIVLHRTNADKIPRKLIGKTVEGTIDWERRMALTRNHTGTHLIVAAARQVLGDHIWQTGAQKGIKQSRIDLSHYKRIKIDEIEKIEELANKYVMENIPVKTKWIERNLAEKKYGFILYQGGVVPGNKIRIVKIGEIDVQACGGTHVPQTGDIGPIKINRTERIQDGVERIEFSVGEAAIKQIQNINRLLIETSKIFKVPVEQLPRVSERFFKEWKAFKNEIKRLKEEIALLKIEKLTEKTQKIDNLLFIGEIVDAKMDEMQEMALKLTEDKKIDITILLNNDGKIVGASSSKAIKKGIKINELIKKLAKILGGGGGGRPNLAQGAGPKTHKINEVLEEAQRLIEATLEG; from the coding sequence ATGTCCCACCAATTAAAAAAACTCGGATATGAAAAAAAGAAATGTAAATCGTGTGGGAAATACTTTTGGTCTATAGATGAGCGTGAAACATGCGGAGACGCCCCCTGCGACCCATATACTTTCATCGGGGACCCGCCAACGAAGAAAAAATACGACCTATACAAGATTCAGAACACCTTCATCCAATTCTTCAAAGAAAGAGGCCACGAACCCATCAAAAGATACCCAGTACTTGCAAAACGTTGGAGAGACGACGTATTCCTAGTAGGAGCATCCATCTACAACTTCCAACCATGGGTAACATCAGGGATGGTTAAACCACCAGCAAACCCACTAGTAGTCGCCCAACCCTCAATAAGATTAAACGACATAGACAACGTAGGAAGAACAGGAAGACACTTAACCTGCTTCACCATGGGAGGCCATCACGCATTCAACTCCCCAGAAAACCAGATCTACTGGGAAAATGAAACAATAAAATACTGTCACGATTTCCTAAAGCACATTGGCATAAACCCCAAAGAGGCGACATTCATAGAATCATGGTGGGAAGGTGGAGGAAACGCAGGACCTTGCTATGAAGTCTGCGTAAGGGGTGTTGAACTCGCAACTCTCGTATTCATACAATACGAGATCCTACCAGATTCCAAGAAAAAGGAGATCCCATTAAAGATCGTTGACACAGGCTACGGACTCGAAAGATTCGCATGGATATCTCAAGGAACCCCAACAGCATACGACGCATCATTCGGCCCAGTAATCCAGAGACTAAAAGAACTAGCATCAATAGAAGTCAACGAGGAAATACTAAAAGAAAACGCCCAAGTCGCGGGTATGATGGACATACAAACATACGCAGACCTTAAAACCCTCAGAAGGAGGGTGGCAGATAAACTAGGCATCCCGGTGAAAGAATTAGAAGCATCAGCAAAGCCAATGGAATCCATTTATGCAATAGCAGACCATACAAGGTGTTTAGCATTCATGCTAGCAGATGGCGTGATCCCATCAAACGTTAAGGAAGGATACCTAGCACGTCTAATAATAAGACGCGCCATCAGACTACTGGACGAACTACACTTGAAAGAATCATTAAAAGACATAATGGAAATCCAAATAGACTTCCTAGAACCACAATACCCCGAAATAAGAGAACACCATCAACACATAATAGACATAATAGAATTAGAGGAAAAAAGATACAAAAAGACCATCCAAAAGGGTGAAAGGATAGTTAAAAAGACAATAAAACACTTCAAAAAAGAAGGAAAAAAGGAAATACCAGTCAAAACCCTCATAAAACTCTACGACTCCCATGGCATACCCCCAGAGATAGTGAAAGAAATATCAAACGCCCAAAATTTCAAATTAAGAATCCCAGACAATTTCTACACACTCGTAGCCCAAAAACATGAAAAAGAAGAAGAAACAGAAACAACCCCTATAAAATTAGATTATCCCCAGACAAAACTATTATTCTACGAAAACCCAAACGAAACAAAATTCAAGGCCAAAATAATAGGAATACATGAAAACGGGATAATACTAGACCAAACACTATTCTATCCAGAAGGTGGCGGCCAACCATCAGACAAAGGAATGCTAAAAATAGGAAAAAGCAAATTAAAAGTTGAATATGCAGAGAAAATCGGGGACATAGTACTCCACAGAACAAACGCAGATAAAATTCCAAGAAAACTCATAGGCAAAACAGTCGAGGGAACTATCGACTGGGAAAGAAGAATGGCACTAACCAGAAACCATACAGGAACACACCTTATAGTAGCCGCGGCACGCCAAGTCCTCGGAGACCACATTTGGCAGACAGGAGCCCAGAAAGGCATCAAACAATCAAGAATAGACCTATCACACTATAAGCGGATCAAAATAGATGAAATCGAAAAAATAGAAGAACTAGCCAACAAGTACGTGATGGAGAACATCCCAGTCAAAACCAAATGGATTGAAAGAAACCTAGCCGAAAAAAAATACGGTTTCATATTATACCAAGGTGGAGTAGTACCCGGCAACAAGATAAGAATAGTTAAAATAGGCGAAATTGACGTGCAAGCATGTGGAGGCACACACGTACCCCAGACAGGAGACATAGGACCCATAAAAATCAACCGCACAGAAAGAATACAAGACGGAGTTGAAAGAATCGAATTTTCAGTAGGAGAAGCCGCAATAAAACAAATACAAAATATCAACCGCCTACTAATTGAAACCTCAAAAATATTCAAAGTACCAGTAGAACAACTCCCCAGAGTCTCTGAAAGATTCTTCAAAGAATGGAAAGCATTCAAAAACGAAATAAAACGTCTAAAAGAGGAAATAGCACTCCTAAAAATAGAAAAACTCACAGAAAAAACCCAGAAAATCGACAACCTATTATTCATAGGCGAAATTGTCGACGCAAAAATGGATGAAATGCAAGAAATGGCACTAAAACTCACAGAAGACAAAAAAATAGACATAACCATACTCCTAAACAATGATGGGAAAATCGTAGGAGCATCATCTTCAAAAGCTATCAAAAAAGGCATCAAAATAAACGAACTCATAAAAAAACTAGCAAAAATCCTCGGCGGAGGAGGAGGGGGAAGACCAAACCTCGCCCAAGGAGCCGGGCCCAAAACCCACAAAATAAATGAAGTCCTAGAAGAAGCTCAAAGACTAATAGAAGCAACCCTAGAGGGTTGA
- a CDS encoding methanogenesis marker 16 metalloprotein — translation MEKTIHSIKEKVERGEAQIFTAQQIKEMLQDEEKITIDDVDIITTATCGIMSGTAAIMHFKVSEPGKFKKAKKVYLNGVPAFPGPCPNESLGLVDIILYGTSTSTKNPDYGGGFLLNDILNRKEIEVIIESTDSKTIKTSLTLDKIKTARIIGTRMAYKNYMAFINPGNEPIASIFNPIPMEGPFKGLSFSGCGELNPLQNDPHMKTMKKGSPVLLNGAIGMIIGEGTRSTPEKPNLMIVGDLHEMKPYYIGGFRTAAGPEVFNTIAIPIPILNQEILTNTFVTNDIIPLPIADIRDRSIIDKTNYETAWMGDERPSYHPERCADCEKCLVAERCPTLAFKDTLDLKKCFGCGMCANSCPNNVFEMRTGKVTFQLNSKSIEVPVVCRQSDIRRAKKLAEELKCKIESGEFPIK, via the coding sequence TTGGAAAAGACAATCCATAGTATAAAAGAAAAGGTAGAAAGAGGAGAAGCCCAAATATTCACAGCCCAACAAATAAAGGAGATGCTCCAAGACGAAGAAAAAATAACAATCGATGACGTGGACATCATAACCACAGCCACTTGTGGGATAATGTCAGGCACCGCCGCCATCATGCATTTTAAAGTTTCAGAACCTGGAAAATTCAAAAAAGCAAAAAAAGTTTACCTAAACGGAGTACCAGCATTCCCAGGACCATGCCCAAACGAAAGCCTAGGACTCGTCGACATCATATTATATGGAACATCAACAAGCACAAAAAACCCAGATTACGGAGGAGGATTCCTACTAAACGACATCTTAAACAGAAAAGAAATAGAAGTAATCATAGAATCAACAGACTCCAAAACCATAAAAACAAGCCTAACCCTAGACAAGATCAAAACTGCTAGGATAATCGGCACAAGAATGGCATACAAAAATTATATGGCTTTCATAAACCCCGGAAATGAACCAATAGCATCCATATTCAATCCAATACCAATGGAAGGCCCCTTTAAAGGCCTCTCATTTTCAGGATGCGGTGAACTCAACCCACTCCAAAACGATCCCCACATGAAAACAATGAAAAAGGGATCTCCAGTATTATTAAACGGCGCCATTGGGATGATAATAGGGGAAGGTACAAGGAGCACGCCAGAAAAACCAAATCTCATGATAGTCGGCGACCTCCATGAGATGAAACCATACTATATTGGAGGTTTCAGGACAGCAGCAGGTCCAGAGGTATTCAATACAATCGCGATCCCAATACCAATCCTAAACCAGGAAATACTCACAAATACCTTTGTAACGAATGACATTATACCATTACCAATAGCCGATATAAGAGACAGGAGCATAATAGACAAAACCAATTATGAGACCGCTTGGATGGGAGATGAAAGACCATCATATCACCCAGAAAGATGTGCTGATTGTGAAAAATGTCTCGTAGCTGAAAGATGCCCTACCCTAGCCTTCAAGGATACACTAGACCTTAAAAAGTGTTTTGGATGCGGAATGTGCGCAAATTCCTGTCCAAATAATGTATTCGAGATGAGAACAGGGAAAGTCACATTCCAACTTAACAGTAAAAGCATAGAAGTTCCTGTAGTATGCAGACAATCAGATATAAGACGGGCAAAAAAATTGGCAGAAGAATTAAAATGCAAAATAGAATCTGGTGAATTCCCCATCAAATAA